The window CTAAGTTCTTTTTAGAAGAACATTCTATCAGGAGAATGACTATCACTAACATGCAGTCCATAACTAGTGTGCTGGGGAGAAGCTTAACATCAGTACGATCATTTCTTTAAAATGAATGCATGAAATGCAGTTTGTTGCTCTCCCTATATCTTCATTCCTTTACGTGCATTTTCAATGGGCAATTTCAGTTTTTTGAACCACAAGGTATTCTGCTGATCTCACCAACAAACAGTCCAAGTTAATGCAAAGTTCTCAAGGAGGACAGGAAATGAGATTCTATGATCTGGTCAAATTCATAAACTAAACAAATTGCATCTTAAGGCTCACAAAGTCACTGACTAAATTGTTACAAAGCTATGGAATTATCACTTGAAAATAGATAGGCTTGACAATGAGAATTAATAAGGCAATAACCTGGATGATGACAtttgcaaataaaaaaaattacagggAGAAGCATCTTGAGGTCATCACAGAATGTATATCCAAGGATCAAGGAACCCATGGAATAGAGAGTATAGGAGAAACTAAAGGACAAAAAATGGTTCAAAAGGCTCAATTAATTTGAAATAAGTCTctccaaaaattcaaaataaatgccatcatttatatatttattttataaaagatGTCTAACAATTTCATGAATAGGTTAATCTTTGTTATGCTTGTGTTTATAAAAAGGGAAATGattttttatttccttaaatGGCACACTAAGCGCACTTAATAACTTAAAGAAAAAATGGAAAGAAACTCTTCAAACAATATATGTAGCAAGAGATTCTGGTCTCAAACAGTCATACAAAAGACTTTAGTGCATAGAAACAAGAGATTTTGTCAGTGTCAATGTAGCATCATCACCGTAGTGCATAAAGTTGGCAACAAAGGAGAACAATGAATTCAGTGGAAAGCAAATATGAAGCATTTAGCATTTTAGACAAACACttttctacaattttttttttcaatgtgaAAATGATGCAATAGAATCGAAGTGTAGTTGGTATACCGCCAAATGGAAGAGTAGAGTGTGGCCTTCCAAGGGAAGCCAAGTTACAATTTGCTCGCCGGCCATCAATAACTGGTGTTGGATCAACGCATGCCCGCTTTGCAGATTCAGGATCTCGAAAAGTGACCTAATCCCACCgtacaaacaaacacaaaagaACAGCTAAAGCAACGATCTCCCTTCCGCACACTGCAATATTCCGCAAGAACGCAAACCCAAGCGATACTCACGAAGCCATAACCCTTGGATCGGCCGGTGTTCTTGTCCGTGATCACGACGGCCTCGAGTATCTCCCCGAATTGCTCGAAGTGGCGGCGGAGCATCTCGCTCTTGGTCTCCCACGCGAGGCCGCCGACGAAGACCTTCGTGTACGTGGTGTCCCCAAAGGGCGAATTCAGGAAGTGGATGCCGGAGCTGGAGCTCGACGCTGATCCGGAGGCCGACCCAGGCCCCGAATGGTGAAAAGCCATCGAGAAACCCAAAAGCACGAATTCAGACTCGAAAGCGATACAGGGGACggatcgagcgccggaaccctagcTAGGGCTTTCAAAATCCTAGCTTTAGGGGTTCGGACGATCAAAAATGCTAACTTTACAAGGACTAGAAGAAATCTCGCACAGAAAACGAACGAACAAGGAGGACAAACGGGATCAAACTCGCAACTGAAAGCAATTGAACCTATCGAGGAAGAACACATATATTTATCGGAAATTAGTACAATTTCCACAAAATTAAATAGAAAAGGTGGGGTAGGTCAGACGAAATTATGGAGAGGGGCCTCGTTGCACTGTGTGGACGCCAAATGCATCCTTTAAGAACCCTAATTGGCGAATATTCAATGGTAATCACTCCTCGAGCGTGGAAATTTTCTGACTCGAGGATTGATTAGACAAACCAAACTGCCTGTGAAATACTGAAACCCTATTTCAAGTTTCTTGATGTTTAAGCATCCACTTCCATCGATTGCTTTAGCCACTTCCAACCTTTTTATCAATTAATGCAAATCAATGGGCTAGCGATCGATTGCGATTTGCGTGGACCAAttgcattttaaaaaaaaaactaataaagaATTTTAAATCAATTGTCTTCAATTATTTATTCAAACATAAAATTGCATGCAATCCGAACATGTGGTATCGTTCTTACCATCGAAATATTGATAAATGTCTCCTCAATTTTATAAACACAATTCAAATAATGTTTGGGCACGAGTATTAGATTGATCTATTGTGATTAGTCATCATGATTAATGTTTGGACAAAACTACGCAGCAGATAACTTCAAAACTATTGAATTGATTAAATTAGTCACTGGCTTTAAATTAATCACTGGCCACAAGAGGCACTAATAACCACCATTAATGgttaaaaacaaaagaaagcatAGATTTTGTTGCGACCTTCAAACCTTTTTAATCCATTATTTAACATGTCATGAAAACACACTAATTAAAAACCTTTTCCTACTCACAAGTCAAAAACCTGTTATGCATCTTAATCATCATTTTTCTATTAAGATATTGGGAGATGGTGCTTAATCATAGACAGCTCaagatctgtttttttttttcctgctGAAAAGGTGATGATCTTGTGGAAAAAGATTGCATCTTGCAGCTTTTGGTGGTGCAGGGGAAGAGATAGGATTCTCAGATCAGATGGGTGAAAAAGGTGGGAGAACAAGTTGCACTGATTGTGTTCCAACTCCTGTTTTTGATCTGTGAATATATAAATTCTTAGAAGGAGAGTGCAACGATAAAATTATTGTcatgtgataaaaaaaatataaatttaaattttgaaaataactttttctaaaaataagATAGGATTATATACAATGAATCATGAAATCCTAACTTTGTGCAACAGACTAtcctttaaaatatataaattcttAATCTGTTTCGATCTTTGCTTGTGTTGTGAATTCTTGCGGGAGAAAATTTCTATTTTGGATTCGGTTTTGACGAAGAATCTTTTCGAAGAAATCGCCGCGGGCGCGAGTCGACGTGACGGAGATGGAATCAAGTGATCCCAGCGGCGGCGGAAGACCTCCCCCTCACGTGCACCACCTCCTCCGCCTGCCACCGCCGTCGACGCACGTGTCGAGGCAAGATTTCAAGCAGTCGCAGGCGAAAAGACTCCATCTTTCCCCAGACGACGGCCCGCCGCCATCACACTCTTCCCCAGCCGGCAGCACCGTCTGCCGATCCCGCGGCCGACCGCAGGGCTCCAAGAACAAGCCGAAGCCGCCGATTATCGTCAAGCGGGACTCCCCCGACGTCCTGCGCTCACACGTGCTTGAGGTCGTCGACGGCGGCGACGTCCTCGAGTGCGTCACCGAGTACACCCACCGGCGAGGGAGGGGGGTCACCGTGCTCAGCGGCGCCGGTTCCCTGGCCAGCGTGGCGCTCCGCCCTGCCTTGCCGGGGAGCGCTGTGGTCACGCTGCGCGGCCCGTTCGAGATCCTCTCGCTGACTGGGACCGTACTCCCACCGCCGGCGCCACCAGGCGCCGGCGGCCTTTCCGTGTTCCTGGCTGGGAGCCAGGGGCAGGTGGTCGGCGGCGTCGTCACAGGGCCGCTGGTGGCCACGGGATCAGTGGTGCTCATGGTAGCGAGCTTCGCCACTGCAGTCTTCTAGCGGTTGCCGCTGGAAGGCGCTGAGGGTGAGGAGCGGGAGCCGGTCACCGTGGCAAGCGGAACGGGAGGCTGCGACGTCGGCGCCACCGGCGGAAGGAGCAGCACTCAATTCGGTAACTCAAATTCCTACCAGCTCCTAAATGACGACTTTATCTGGGGAACTGGAACCGGTGGAGTCCGACCGCAATTTAACTCTTGCAAATTCTTCGTTAGATTCTACGATCTGTATCTTCTCCTTCTACGTGGAGAAATATTTGGAGATTTTAAATTAGATCGAATCCATTCGTTATCTCTTTCATTATAACcgcttttataaataaaaaatgattcagtgattttgatttaatattttagaaaaaaaatgtaaGTTGCCGACAACATTTCAACGTAACGGAGGCAGCTAAAGACAGACAGCTCAACCAAAAAGTAGTAGCAATTCAAGAATTGGAAACCAAAATTCACCTGCCGTTCAAAATCACAAAGAAACCACCGATGGTTTATTGCAGAATACAAGAACTAAAGATAATCGAGAGGCATACATGGAAACTTAAGTAGTCATAATCTTTATCCTCCGAACATGATTTTTTTACTTGAGAGGGATGAACCTGGAGGAGTGAGTAGCACCAATACCAGGCCTTCCATGCTTCACGGGCTTGTATGATATTGAGAACTCAGCCAAGTAATGACCAATCATCTCGGGCTGATatcagaaaaatcaaaataaGATAACAATCTTGATTATGCACCTCTAGTTAAACCTAGTAAAATAGTTACCTTGATTTCAACCTGGTTGAAGGTTTTTCCATTGTATACGCCAATGATGCTGCCGATCATCTCTGGGACTATGATCATGTTCCTAAGATGCGTCCTCACAGGCTCTGGCTTTTCACCAGGAGGTGCATCTCGCTTCTGAATATTGTGTCGACAATAAACAAGGTGATTCAGTTAATAGAATCGCATACTGAGAAATCAGATATTGATATGAACAGCAATTTTGTGTTAAATTGGCCATAGAATCAGATCCTGAGAATTCAGATATTAATATATAGAAATCCTTAGACATCACCCAGCTATTTAACTTGTGTTGTTTTGATGCCACATTTAGGCTATAGAACCATTACACGAGTCAGAAAGAAATAATGTTTAATACTATCTAAAACCTTAAGAGACAGGATAAATAACAAATACCTTTTGGCAACTTCATGGTTTTGGTAAATTCTAGTAACCAGAcaaactctgtgttgcaggaacAGTGACATGGTAAATACTTTGAAACAGCCTATCCAAAGATGTGTATCACCACAAAACTAGACACACAGAACCACACTTCCATAAACAATATATGTATGCATATGAATAATCTCAGAAGCAATTACACTTTTCGCAGTTTTTAAGGAACTACcattatgcatattttaatgtATGTAATAAGATTTAGAAGACCTAATTTAAACAAGAAAATGTATCACTTAGCAAAACTACCTTCGTGATTGTACCATTTAAGTTGATAATAAACTTTCATAAGAAATTTCactaaacaaaataaatgctcatattcCCACCAAGAAAATGCAAGAAAAAACAAATTTACGCTTCCAGCTATAATTAGTATGTTGATGTGTTTTGGATTCTTATATTGCATATACAAATATAATCATACCATCAAGATGAGTGATGCAACTAGTTACAATGAAAACTTGATTTGCCATTTCGTAGATAAAAGAACAAATGCAGTGGAAATAGAGAAGGGATAAAGGACCATCATACCGCCTTGCGAAGCTTCTTAATCAGAGCCATTGGCTTTCTCTTCAGTCCTCTCTGGAACCTGCGCACATCAGCGCCATTTTAAGGCGAAATTGACGAAGAAGAATAAAACGCATATCCAGAGACGAGATCTAAACCTTCTTCGAGCGCGAGCGCCGAAGAGCTTGACGAGTTCATCAAGGCCCATGTCGAGGAGCTGATCGAGGTCTACACCGCGGTAAGAGAACTTCCTGAAGGTCCTCTTTTTCGGATGCGCCCCTCCGACGTCCACCGCATCCGAAGCATCCGCCTGGTCAAATCCAAAAAAAAGATATCATTTTCTTTCTAGATCGTAAAAGACTGCGGAATCCTTACTGTACCCCAGCAGAAAAGGAGAGAAGGACGTCAATCTACCATGATTTTCTGGTTCTCTCTGGCTATGAATTCCGCCGCGCGAACTTAGAGAACAGGAGAGCAGAAGCGCAGGAGAGTAGGGTTTCGGCATATATTTATACTCGTAGAGCTAATGAATGGATTTACCATTTTACCAATGAACAATTGGAttaataagcaaaaacaaaaaaaaaataattacgaAACATTCATTTCACACACTATACGGGTAAACAAACGGGTACAAAAAAAACGGGGGCGAAACAAAAAATCAGAATCACGGAGGCTCGACGGGCACTTGGATAGGGTGGGGTTTTGAGGGTTCGTTCTCCCTCCCCTTCCTCCGCCTGTTCGTGATAAGGTCTCCGTGAGATAAGCGAGGATTTAGCGAAATACTTGGTTCTCTCATAGGTCTCGACTTCCCTGGATCTTCGGAGGAACAAGGTCGGTATGTTCGCTTTCTACTTTTTTATTTCGCGAGGTTTTTACGCGACTGCGTTTGAATTCGATGTCTTCCGTAGTCATGTCCTTGATGCAGTGATTCAAGTCGTTAGTTTTCCCCTTTCATTCTATTGTGGAATTGTGATGATTTATTTGTTGATTTCTTTATAATGCTTCCTCTAATTTCAACTTGTCCTTAAATTCGATGCTTTGATTTACTCAATCTCAAAACAGAAAGCACGGCTTTCTTAGGAAAAATGGAAAGGGGCACTGCCACTGGTCAGAAGCTCAGTATTGTTGAGTTCTTCGAGGAGAAAGGATTCGATGACGAGAAAATAAACAGAATGCTGAGGAAATGCAATCGGCTGGAGAGCATAGAAAGGGAGAGAGCCAGTGAGAACTGGGATTACCTGGAAAGCATTGGTATTCAAAAGAGGAAGCTTCCTTATGTTATCTTCAAGTGCCCCAAGATCCTAGCTTTGAGCATGAATCAGAAGCTTGTTCCTACTGTCCAGTGTCTTGCAACCTTGGGATCAAAGCCTGGTGCAGCGGCCTCAGCCATCACCAAATTTCCTGACATTCTCTCTCACAGCATCGAGCTGAAGCTATGCCCTCTGTTAGCTTTCTTCCAAGCACTAGGAATTTCAGAGAAGCAACTGGGTAAGATGCTCTTGCTTAATCCAAGGCTCATTAGCTACAGCGAAATGAAATTGACTCAGATTACTGATTTCCTTGTAAGCATTGGCTTCCATGAGGAGGGGTTGATTGGTAAAACTTTAGTGAAAAACCCATTTTTAATGGGTTATAGCATTGAGAAACGGCTTTGGCCAACAACAGAATTTCTCAAGTCGATAGGCCTAGATGAACTAAGTTTGCAAAGGGTTGTTTGCTATTATCCTGAAGTATTTTGTAGGGATGTAAATAGGGTTCTCAAACCAAATTTAGCATTCTTAAAGGGGTGCGGCTTTGACAATAAGCAAATTGCAAATTTAGTTGCTGGATATCCACCTGTTCTGATCAAGAGTGTCAGCAAATCCCTGGAACCCAAAGTGAGATTCTTGGTTGAAGTAATGGGAAGAGAAATCAGTGAGATAGCTGATTACCCTGAGTTCTTTCGGCATGGGATGAAGAAGAGTTTGGAATTTCGGCAAAATATTCTGAAGCAAAAAAACGTACATTGCAGTTTAAGTGAAATGCTTAGCTGCAACCAGAGGAAATTCATTGCCAAGTATGGATTAACTGTTGGATTCTCTTGATTTTGTTTCTCGATTCTCTTCCCTTAGTTTGGTCTCAATTACACTAGCTAGAGAACCAAGTGTTTGATCATTGTTAAAGAGGCTGTAAGAACTTGCTTCATGGTAAGAGATATCGTTGTTCTTTTGTGCTTGGTTAGCACTGTTGAGCATGAGTTGTGTTGCAAAATAGCCAATTGTTCTTATTGTTCCTTATAGTTCTATTAAATAATCAATCACAAATTCTGCACTCATTAAAATTCCTGTTTACATAAATATGCATGCGTGTTTCCTCTATTTAAGGCATACTacatatctctttttttttttccttgagtTGAGGTGCTAATATTATATATCTATATGATATATCCTTAAGAAATGATAAAATGATAGAGAACATGCTAAGATAGTATTGATATTTTTAAGTAAAATGAATGGGTTCTATGATATGTTCATTTTGCTAGAAATTGTTTATGCTAGTAAGCAATGCTCGTGGTATATGGAACTGTACATCAAGCAGCAAACTTGCCGTACACTAGCTATTTAGATGAGCAATTCTTGGCAGAATTACATGATAGAGTTTTGAAGATTCTATTTGGGATCACCTATATATAAATAATCTCCGGAAAAACTGATCAGCAAAGTGAATATGTAGCTCATAAAGTGATGCCATATGAATACCAAGTAGATCATCTAAACAAAGTTGATGGATTCAGAATTGTAGCAAGCTAGTTTTTACTTCAATGGATTGTAAAAGTGCTCAGAATTGCTGAACAGTGTATATTTTGGTGATGTCTAAAGTTGCAAACTTCAAACTCAAATCAGTTCAGAACAGTTGAACCAAACAATTAACTGATTCAATCAAGAATCATAAGGCTTTTGACTTTGGGATATTTCTTCCTGCTGCCATTGTACTTTTGTTCCCTTTCAAGTGAAGAAGGGGGGAAAAAAACAATGATTCCTGCTGGTGGTTTGCTTTCTTGTAATATTCATGTTTAGTGTGCCATCTGTTGTGAACCAAAACTTTTCGCGAACTTGTTTGTTCTTCCAGCAAGGAGGCAACAGAAATTGGTAAACATCATTTCATGCCCGGATGTCGGTCGGTTTCTGCGATCCTGCAGCTGCAAGTTGATAATCTTTGATGCTGTTATCTGTGAGCCATTGAATCGCCTCTTGTTGCTGATAAACTCATGAGGTTAGAACATAATAgcagttctttttcttctttttttctttcaatttacTGATTTAATGTCAGTAAGGGACGAAGGTGACTTCATATCACTTTCATACATTGAATTATTAAGATTGGACATCACCATGAGAATTTTATTTCACCATCGAGATCTAGCTAGATAACTACACATTATCCATGGTCGTGGACCATTTTTGTGACATAATACGTACAAAAGAACTTTAATCATGTGAAAAAGAAACAAAGTGAAGTTGATAATAATCGATAGGAAACGGCGTTCAGTCGGTTCGGTCGATCGGTAAACCCACCGAGAAATTGAGAAATTTAAGTCGAACCGGAAAGTTGATTGATTGCTCGTGCGGATATCGACAGGTGGGGGGGACTAGAGATACATCAAACCCATCATGAACCATAAGATTCTCTTTGTCTACCCATCTTAGTCCAACCATAACAAGAACAAGGAGGAAGAACACCAAATGCCCGAATTAAACCCCTAAACTAATGTGTCAAGATCAAGTAAATAAAGTTGGAAATAATTGAGcgcaatataataattttttatttaactttgtTATCGTCCTCTTTTTTGAATCGACAAAATAAGGATTAAAATGACAATGAATTGATTTGCTAGTTGAAGATAGATTTGGCATCGATAAGAAGTTTTATATATAATTGGGAAAATACGATACAAGTTTATTTACACGAAATTAATTCGGTTTATAATATTCTgccatttttttttattgattatcGATGTGCTTAGATTCCATTGAAATCTAAGTTCTGAAGAGGAAGATGCTGAGCTGTTGTCCTCCTCTTCCCTCTGCCGGGTCGATCATGTGGAACGATTCTGAGTCCGTCGACCCGATAACCCGCTCGAAGCTCGCTCGCATGTAAAGCAGGTCCCCTGCCTCGCCGCCGCCGGCGGCGGCAGGCAGAATTCCGGTCCCCGCCGACACCGACCGCATCAGCCTGAAGACCTCCGCGTCGGCCTCCGTCGGCCGCCTCCGGATCGCGAAGCCCACCTTCCGCCCGTTGCAGTACATGGTCCACACCGGCGTGCTGAGCAAGGGGCCGcggcctccgccgccgccgctctCCAGAGCGACGCGCAGCAGGCCGTGCTGCATCTCCCGCGCGAGGTACGCCGTGGGCACCGTGAACTCCAGGAGCAGCAGCGGCGGCGCGGCGGCGTGGTCGTGGACGCAGAACCGGACGCGGCCGCGGCGGTGGCCGAAGAAGGTGCCGGTGACGGTCGTGGCGGCGGCGACCGTGGGAGCGGGAGCAGTCACGGCAGCAGCGGTGGAATTGTTGTCCGAGTCGTCCTCGTCGAAGGCGGAGGCGTTGGAGGAAATGGGAAAGCCGGCGCAGCAGGGGACGACGCACTCGATCAGACTGCGGAAGGAgcggcggc is drawn from Zingiber officinale cultivar Zhangliang chromosome 1B, Zo_v1.1, whole genome shotgun sequence and contains these coding sequences:
- the LOC121990550 gene encoding AT-hook motif nuclear-localized protein 29-like, which codes for MESSDPSGGGRPPPHVHHLLRLPPPSTHVSRQDFKQSQAKRLHLSPDDGPPPSHSSPAGSTVCRSRGRPQGSKNKPKPPIIVKRDSPDVLRSHVLEVVDGGDVLECVTEYTHRRGRGVTVLSGAGSLASVALRPALPGSAVVTLRGPFEILSLTGTVLPPPAPPGAGGLSVFLAGSQGQVVGGVVTGPLVATGSVVLMVASFATAVF
- the LOC121990560 gene encoding 40S ribosomal protein S15-like, with amino-acid sequence MADASDAVDVGGAHPKKRTFRKFSYRGVDLDQLLDMGLDELVKLFGARARRRFQRGLKRKPMALIKKLRKAKRDAPPGEKPEPVRTHLRNMIIVPEMIGSIIGVYNGKTFNQVEIKPEMIGHYLAEFSISYKPVKHGRPGIGATHSSRFIPLK
- the LOC121990508 gene encoding transcription termination factor MTERF6, chloroplastic/mitochondrial-like, with protein sequence MERGTATGQKLSIVEFFEEKGFDDEKINRMLRKCNRLESIERERASENWDYLESIGIQKRKLPYVIFKCPKILALSMNQKLVPTVQCLATLGSKPGAAASAITKFPDILSHSIELKLCPLLAFFQALGISEKQLGKMLLLNPRLISYSEMKLTQITDFLVSIGFHEEGLIGKTLVKNPFLMGYSIEKRLWPTTEFLKSIGLDELSLQRVVCYYPEVFCRDVNRVLKPNLAFLKGCGFDNKQIANLVAGYPPVLIKSVSKSLEPKVRFLVEVMGREISEIADYPEFFRHGMKKSLEFRQNILKQKNVHCSLSEMLSCNQRKFIAKYGLTVGFS
- the LOC121990539 gene encoding protein MIZU-KUSSEI 1-like produces the protein MRTMIDLGSQRGSGLYIIDTATAVDCTKDVRFGRRSFRSLIECVVPCCAGFPISSNASAFDEDDSDNNSTAAAVTAPAPTVAAATTVTGTFFGHRRGRVRFCVHDHAAAPPLLLLEFTVPTAYLAREMQHGLLRVALESGGGGGRGPLLSTPVWTMYCNGRKVGFAIRRRPTEADAEVFRLMRSVSAGTGILPAAAGGGEAGDLLYMRASFERVIGSTDSESFHMIDPAEGRGGQQLSIFLFRT